In Enterobacter pseudoroggenkampii, the DNA window GCTGCGCTGCTGGCTGGTTGCGCGCACGACTCTCCATGTGTACCGGTTTACGATGACCAGGGCCGACTGGTTCATACCAATACCTGTATGAAAGGCACCACCCAGGATAATTGGGAAACTGCGGGTGCTATCGCTGGCGGTGCTGCCGCAGTAGCGGGTTTGACGCTAGGTATTGTTGCCCTGACGAAGTAACATCTGTTAAGAAAGCGCGGCTCTGGCCGCGCTTTTGCTTTTAATGAGTGCAGTATTTTCAAATAAGTAAAAAAATAGCCCCGTATTTATTCACGTAATTAATCTAAGCCTGAAGTCAGTCACATCTTTTTCGCATACTCATTCAAATTACTTATTCTATCGTGATGATTTTCACACATTAATATTATTGAATACCCTGCCAATATTCACTTTGGAAACTATCTCCCCTTTTTCCTGACCCGACGCATAACTTTTGCTCCGATTTGTGGCACAGGTTGTAATTTCGCACCATTTCAGGGCGCTCGTTTTATTTAAGCCTGTCTACACTCAGCATTAAGCGTTCACTCGTCTCTTATTTTGTCGAACGCAAAACTGGCATTACGTTTGCTTTATAAACGTTGGCCAAAGCCACAGACAGGTTAAGCGTTTAAAAACGCCTCTATAACGATAAATTTCGCCACACAGGATGCATTATGAAAAAGACGATGATAGCCAGCCTGGCCGCTGCAGGCATGTTGTTTGCCGTAGCCGGTCAAGCCCATGCGGGAACGACA includes these proteins:
- a CDS encoding lipoprotein; the protein is MKRFISVALLAALLAGCAHDSPCVPVYDDQGRLVHTNTCMKGTTQDNWETAGAIAGGAAAVAGLTLGIVALTK